The following proteins are co-located in the Oceanimonas sp. GK1 genome:
- a CDS encoding bifunctional ADP-dependent NAD(P)H-hydrate dehydratase/NAD(P)H-hydrate epimerase has product MSITGLEKPHSLTQGLWLPEQIKQGERQAAAAMGMALFELMSRAGLAAFELARRQWPQARHWWVFCGGGNNGGDGYVVARLARAAGIRVQLVQMGDAEALTGDAAIARDHYRADGGAIETLDALQGTPDLVIDALLGTGLSGEPRAVARQHIAAINRLSVPVLAVDLPSGLCADTGRIPAEAVAAAATLSFVGLKPGLLTGRGPDVCGRVWLADLGIQLRLEQQPALQLLHWDSQRSHLPRRRRGAHKGETGRLLVAGGHSGMSGAIRLAGEAALRCGTGLVRLVSHPDHVSLLNLTRPELMTAGFPGFDQWAWADALVLGPGLGRDDWSRELLAAALAAGKPMVIDADALHLLKGRAPANAVLTPHSGEAAALLGCTAAEVDADRLGAVRQLREQTGAVVVLKGAGSLIAGDQGLALCPHGNPGMASGGMGDLLSGIIGAFLAQGLAPEAAARLGVCLHARAGDLAAGAGIVGMLASDLLIPIRSLINQTDEHDNNKPDPDTGR; this is encoded by the coding sequence ATGAGCATTACCGGTCTGGAAAAGCCCCATAGTCTAACACAAGGGCTCTGGCTGCCGGAGCAGATCAAACAGGGCGAGCGGCAGGCCGCCGCGGCCATGGGCATGGCCCTGTTCGAGCTGATGTCCCGGGCGGGGCTGGCGGCCTTTGAGCTGGCACGGCGGCAATGGCCCCAGGCCCGGCACTGGTGGGTGTTCTGTGGCGGTGGCAACAACGGCGGCGATGGCTACGTGGTGGCCCGACTGGCCCGGGCCGCCGGCATTCGGGTGCAGCTGGTGCAGATGGGCGATGCCGAGGCGCTGACCGGGGATGCCGCCATCGCCCGGGATCATTATCGCGCCGATGGCGGTGCCATTGAGACCCTGGACGCCCTGCAGGGAACGCCGGATTTGGTGATCGACGCCCTGCTTGGCACCGGGCTCAGCGGCGAACCCAGAGCGGTGGCCCGGCAGCATATTGCCGCCATCAACCGGCTGAGCGTGCCGGTGCTGGCGGTAGACCTGCCTTCCGGCCTGTGCGCCGATACCGGTCGTATTCCTGCCGAGGCGGTGGCGGCCGCGGCCACCCTCAGTTTTGTCGGGCTCAAGCCCGGCCTGCTCACCGGCCGGGGGCCGGACGTGTGCGGCCGAGTGTGGCTGGCGGATCTGGGCATTCAGCTCCGGCTGGAACAACAACCGGCGCTACAATTGCTGCACTGGGACTCGCAACGCAGTCACTTGCCTCGGCGGCGGCGGGGCGCCCACAAGGGCGAGACCGGCCGGCTGCTGGTGGCTGGGGGCCATTCAGGCATGAGCGGCGCCATTCGGCTGGCGGGGGAAGCGGCACTGCGCTGTGGTACCGGCCTGGTACGGTTGGTGAGCCACCCTGATCATGTGTCACTGCTCAACCTGACCCGCCCCGAGCTGATGACCGCCGGTTTTCCCGGCTTTGACCAGTGGGCCTGGGCTGACGCCCTGGTGCTGGGACCGGGATTGGGCCGGGACGACTGGAGCCGGGAGTTGCTGGCCGCGGCACTGGCCGCCGGCAAGCCCATGGTGATCGACGCCGATGCCCTGCATTTGCTGAAGGGCAGGGCACCGGCCAATGCCGTGCTCACGCCTCACTCGGGGGAAGCCGCCGCCCTGCTCGGTTGTACCGCCGCCGAAGTGGACGCCGACCGGCTTGGCGCGGTGCGGCAATTGCGGGAACAAACCGGCGCCGTGGTGGTCCTCAAGGGCGCCGGCAGCCTGATTGCCGGTGATCAGGGCCTGGCCCTGTGTCCCCATGGCAATCCGGGTATGGCGTCGGGAGGCATGGGGGATTTGTTATCTGGTATAATCGGCGCCTTTCTGGCCCAGGGCCTGGCACCGGAGGCCGCGGCCCGGCTGGGCGTATGCCTTCATGCCAGGGCCGGCGATCTGGCCGCCGGCGCCGGTATTGTCGGCATGCTGGCATCGGATTTGCTTATACCCATTAGAAGCCTTATCAATCAGACGGATGAACATGACAACAACAAGCCTGACCCTGACACTGGCCGATGA